The genomic segment CGCTAAATAAAGCATTAGATATCATTTTAGAAGAAGGATTAGAAAAAAGATGGCTAAGGCATAAAAATGTTGCTACTATGCTTCATGAAGGTCTTGCAAAGCTAGGAATTTCTCCATTTGTTAAAGACAAAGAATTGTATCTTCCCACGGTTACATCAGCCATATTACCGGGAACGCTTACCTCCGAAGAACTTCAGAATTACTTAAGAAATAATTATAGAATATTGATTGCTGGTGGAGTTGGACCATTAAGAAACAAAGTATTTCGAGTAGGTCATATGGCTTATTCTGCTCAGGAACCGTTGATTAATAGAGTCCTTTCGGGAATAGAAAATTTCATTGCTAATCAGTAATGACCAATAATAATGGAATATGATTCATTAGCAAGATAGTAAGATAAAAAAATATAGT from the Caldisericota bacterium genome contains:
- a CDS encoding aminotransferase class V-fold PLP-dependent enzyme; amino-acid sequence: GETSTGMLNPLEGLSKICKEKGILFVVDAVSTLGGVELAIDALNIDFCVSASQKALGSIPGLATISISDNGWKSMAKEEDIPGWYLNLKTWARYEKEWGDWHPFPITLPVHLFFALNKALDIILEEGLEKRWLRHKNVATMLHEGLAKLGISPFVKDKELYLPTVTSAILPGTLTSEELQNYLRNNYRILIAGGVGPLRNKVFRVGHMAYSAQEPLINRVLSGIENFIANQ